The sequence below is a genomic window from Massilia oculi.
AGGCCGGCGCCTGGCCGCGTGGTCTTGCGCTGCAGGAGCCAGACCTGGCGCGGCGGATGTGGCGGCACGGGCGGCGCCAGGCCGCCGGGCGTGGACGCCAATGGGTCGACGCCCCACTCCTTCATCCAGTGCGCGACCGGCACCGGCAACGGTACTTGCGGATCGTGCACCAGGAATTCGCCGGTATCGAAACCGATGCCGCCGGCGCCGATGATCGCCACCCGCGCACCGATCGGACGGCCGCCCTTCAGCACGTCGATATAGCTCGCGACCATCGGATGGTCGATGCCGGGAATCGCCGGCTTGCGCATGCGGATGCCGGTCGCCACGATCACGTCGTCGAAGCCCTGGGCCAGCAATTCATCGCGCGTGATCCGACAGTTCAGGCGAATCTCGACGCCCAGCAGTGCGAGGCGACGGCCGAAATAACGGATCGTCTCCGCGAATTCCTCCTTGCCCGGGATGCGCATCGCGATATTGAACTGGCCGCCGATGCGGTCCTCGGCATCGAACAGGGTCACCTGGTGCCCGCGTTCGGCCGCCACGGTCGCCGCCGACAGGCCGGCCGGCCCGGCGCCGACCACGGCGATGCGACGCGCCGTGGCGGCCTTGCGGAACACCAGTTCGGTCTCGTGGCAGGCGCGCGGATTGACCAGGCAAGTCGCGCGCCGGTTGGAGAACGTATGGTCCAGGCAGGCCTGGTTGCAGGCGATGCAGGTATTGATCTCGTCGCTGCGGCCGGCGGCGGCCTTGGCGACGAAATCGGCGTCGGCCAGGAAGGGCCGCGCCATCGAGACCAGGTCGGCGTCGCCGCGCGCCAGGATGTTTTCCGCCTCATCCGGCATATTGATGCGGTTAGAGGCCACGACGGGAATGCCGACTTCCTTGCGCAGCCGTCCCGCGACCCCGGCGAAGGCGGCGCGCGGCACCGAGGTGACGATGGTCGGGATGCGCGCCTCGTGCCAGCCATAGCCGGTGTTCAGGATCGTCGCGCCGGCGCCTTCCAGGGCTTTGGCGGACAGCACGATCTCGTCCCAGGTATTGCCGCCTTCGACCAGGTCGAGCACCGAATGGCGGTACATCAGGATGAAGTCCGGCCCGACCGCGGCGCGGATGCGGCGCACCGCCTCCACGGCGAGCCGCATGCGGTTCTCGATCGGCCCGCCCCACCGGTCGGTGCGGCGGTTGGCGCGCGCGCACAGGAACTGGTTCAGCAAATAACCCTCGCTGCCCATGATCTCGACGCCGTCGTAGCCGGCCGTGCGCGCCAGCCTGGCGCAGCGCACGTAGGCGCGGATCGTCGCTTCGATGCCGGCCTCGGTGAGCGCCTTCGGCTTGAAGCGCGAGATCGGCGACTTGATGCTGGATGCCGACACCACGAAGGGCTGGTAACCGTAGCGGCCGGCGTGCAGGATCTGCATCAGGATCTTGCCGCCCTCCTCGTGCACCGCGCGCGTGACGCGCCGGTGATTGGGCACGTCGAAGAGGGAGTTCAGGGTGCCGCCAAAGGGCAGCAGCCAGCCCTGGCGATTGGGCGAGATGCCGCCGGTGACGATCAGGCCCACGCCGCCGCGCGCGCGTTCGCGGTAGAAGGCGGCCAGCTTGCCGTAGTTGTAGAAGCGGTCTTCGAGCCCGGTGTGCATCGAGCCCATGATCGCGCGGTTCTTCAGGGTGGTGAAACCCAGGTCGAGGGGCTCAAGCAGGCGAGAATAGGTAGCAGTAGTCATCGCGGCATTACACCGCGATTTTCTGGAGTCGTGCGTCTAAACGACCCGATCAGGGGCGCGCCGGCATCAAGCCAGGTGGCTTTCGCGGTCGCGCAGTTCGGCGAAGCTTTCGATGCTGCCGATGCTGACCACCACCGGATTCAGGCTGGCGCCGGGCGACATCGGGCGCCAGGCGAACTGCCATTCCTTTTCGCGCGCCTGGCCCAGGCTCTTGGTGAAGGCCGCGCCCAGCGGCGAACGGTTGCCGTACTCGATGGCGCCGTCGATGCCGGCCCAGTTGGGCAGCAGGCGCTGCACGGCGCGGTGCAGGCGCTCGCCGAATTCCTCGGTGTTGTGGATCACCAGGCAGGCGTCGCTCGGCGTGATGATGTCGAACAGGCGCTTGTCCCAGACGGTGGAAAACGACACGTGCAGGAAGCCGCCATTGGGCTCGAGGCGGAACTGGCCGGTCTTGAGCGCGTTTTCGAGTTCGGTGCGCAGCGCGTAGCGGTGCAGGGTCGGGGGGCGTTGGTAGTCGTGCATGGGATTCTTTCTTGCCGCGTTCAAGGCTGGGTGGTCGGCGATGGAGGTGGCGGCGGTGGCGACTGCAGCATCATGATGGCCTGGTGCTGCATGCGCATGAACTTCGATGCGATGAAGATCTCGCGCAAAAAATAGACGAAGCTGCTGATCAGGGCGATCATCGCGAACACGAAGCAGGCGGCGATGTACTGGTCGAGCGGAATGCCGGTGGTATCGCCCGCGAACAGCATCGCGATGACCACGCACACCAGCAGGCCGCAGGCGGTGCTGGAGGCGATCGCGAAGTTGATCAGGTGCGAGCGCTGGTAGAGCAGTTCGAGTTCGCTGGAAAACTCGGCATTGGGGCTGACCTTGAGCCGGTCCTCGAGCACGCGCGTGCGGTCGATGATGCGCGCCAGCCGGTTGGTCAGCACGGTCAGCTTGGTGGCGACGCCGGTGAGCAGGAAAACCGGCGCGATCGCCAGCTGGATGACGTGGCCGATGTCGCTGATCTGGATATTCATAAGAACACGTTCGAATTGTTGTGGTGTGCCTGGTGACTAGTTTAGCAGTCCGCGTCCGCGGGCTGCAGTTTCATTCGAAACGGCCGAGGCGCTTGAACTGCTCGGTCGCCGCCACCAGCGCGCGCGCGATCCCCGCTTCCAGAGCGCCATGGCCGGCATCGGCGATCATCTCCAGCTTCGATCCCGGCCACGCCGTGTGCAGGCGCCAGGCCGACAGCGGCGGGCAGATCACGTCGTAGCGGCCCTGCACGATCACCGCCGGCAGGTGGGCGATGCGCGCCAGGTCGCGCATCAGCTGGTCTTCGTCCAGGAAGGCGCCATTGAGCATGTAGTGCGATTCGAGCCGGCCCACGCCCAGGTCGAGCGTATCGTTCGCCACTTCCTCGGGCTGCGGCAGCAAAAAGACGCGCCGGCCCTCGAAGCGGCTCCAGGCGCGCGCGGCCGGCCAGTAGACGTCCGGATCGTGGCACAGCAGGCGGCGCGCATAGGCCCCGAGCAGGTCGTGCCGCTCATCCGGCGGAATCGGGGCCACGAATTCCTCGTACAGCTCGGGATAGAACCAGCGCACCTCGTTGATGAACCAGTCCACCTCGGCGCGGGTGCACAGGAAGATCCCGCGCAGCACGAAGCCCAGGCAGCGTTCGGGATGGGCCTGGCCATAGGCCAGCGCCAGGGTCGAGCCCCAGGAGCCGCCGAACACCAGCCACTGCTGGATGCCGAACAGCGCGCGCAGGCGCTCGATGTCCTCGATCAGGAGCTGGGTCGTGTTGTTGCGCCACTCGCCCAGCGGCGTCGACTTGCCGGCGCCGCGCTGGTCGAACAGGATCACGCGGTAGGCGCGCGGATCGAAGAAGCGGCGGTGCTGGGGCGACAGGCCGGCGCCCGGTCCGCCGTGCAGGAACAGCACCGGGATGCCGTCCGGATTGCCGACTTCTTCCCAGTAGATCGTGTGCATCTCGTCCACCGCCAGCATGCCGTGGCGGATGGGCTGGATCGGCGGGAACAGCGACGGCGGCGTGACGGGCATGGCGGCTCTTGTTGGCAGTGATTCAAGAAGCCGATTGTAGCGTAACGACAGCGGCTTTCAGAAAAAGGTATTGAGCGCGTAGCGCACCGTGTAGGCGTCGTCCACGGCCAGCAGCAGCGGCCACTTGTCGAAGGTGGTGCAGGGGTGGGAAATGCCGCAGCCGACCAGGTCGCCGACCGCAAGGCTATCGCACAAGGGGTCGCCTTCCGGCAACCTCAGGTAGGCGTGCTGGTCGTTCATCTTGACGATCGTGCAGCCGGGCGGCAGCGCGGCCGGCGCGGTGTTGCCATCCGCAGCGCCGTCGGGGCACGCCGTGTACAGCGGGATCGGCAGGTCGGCGTCGTAGGAGGCGTCGCGCTTGCCCATGGTGAGAATGGCCAGGGTCGGCTCGGGGCGCGACTGGACCGTGCTCCAGACTTCGAGCGCGGGCCTGAGCCCTTCCTGCTGGCCGCCTTCGCGCGCGTTCAGCTCCTCGATATGGCGGCGGTACATGCCATGGTCGCTCGTCAGGTAACAGCCGCTGCGCAGGATGGCGCGTACTGGACGCGACAGGCCGGCCACGTCCCGGAAACCGCGCGCCACCAGGTCGAAATAGGACGAGCCACCGGCCGAGACCAGGATCTCGGGCATGGCGAACAGGCCCTCGCCATCGGCGCCGCGTACCAGCGCGACCAACCGGGACAGAAAATCGTCGACCTGGCGCAAGTCGGCGGCGCGGTCGTCGCTGACGAGCAGGCCTTCGTAACCCTCGAAGCCGGCCAGCGCCAGGCCGTCGGCTGCCGCGACGGCGCGCGCCACCTCCATCGCTTCCTGCGGCGTGCGGCAGCCGGCGCGCTTGCCGGCCAGGCCCAGCTCGACCAGCACGGGGAGCGGACGCGCCAGCCGGTGCGCCGCGACCGCCTGCGCCAGGCGCGCCACGCCGGCATGCGAATCGGCCAGCACGATGCACTCGAAATCCGGATCGCCATGCAGCAGTGCCAGCACCGCCTCGATATCGCTGCGCGCCACCAGCTGGTTGGCCAGCAGCACGCGGCGCACGCCGAAGCGGTGCGCGACCTGGACCTGGATCGCGGTGGCGAGGGTGATGCCCCAGGCGCCATTCGCCAGTTGCGCGCCGAACAGCTGCGGGCTCATCGTGGTCTTGCCGTGCGGCGCCAGGGTGACGCCGTGGCGCTCGCAGAAGGCGCGCATCCAGGCCAGGTTGTGGCGCAGGCTCGATTCCCTGAGCACGGCAACCGGATAGCTGGTATCGCCGCGCAGCACATTCCACCCCTGCACGCCGATCGCGCCCTGGCGCAGCGGTTCGCGCAGCGGCAGGCCCTTGGCGCCGGGGAGCAGCAGCTGTTCGTCGAGGCTGGACAGGGCGAGGCCGCCGTGGGGCAAGGTGTGCATGATCGGCTCCGATAGCAAGTTGGTCGTCTATTGTAATCGGCGTAAAAAAAGCACCGCCTCAGCGGTGCTTCGTGTGTCGTCCTGACGGATCAGGACATATGCTGCCCGCCATTGATGGCGATATTGGCGCCAGTGACGAATGCAGCCTCGTCCGACGACAGGTAAGCCACCAGGCCCGCGACTTCTTCGGGCTTGCCCAGGCGGCCCATCGGAATTTGCGGGATGATCTTGGTTTCCAGAACTTCGCTCGGGATGTCCATCACCATCTTGGTGCCGATATAGCCCGGCGAGATGGTGTTGACGGTCACGCCCTTGCGCGCCACTTCCAGCGCCAGCGCCTTGGTGAAGCCGTGCATGCCGGCCTTGGCGGCCGAGTAGTTGGTCTGGCCGAAGGCGCCCTTCTGGCCGTTCACCGACGAGATATTGATGATGCGGCCCCAGCCGCGCTCGACCATGCCGTCGCAGACCGGCTTGGTCATATTGAACACGGAATCGAGGTTGGTCTTGATCACGGCGTCCCAGTTGACCTTGTCCATCTTTTTGAAGGTCATGTCGCGGGTGATGCCGGCGTTATTGACCAGCACGTCGATCGGGCCGACGTCGGCGATCACCTGGCGCACGCATTCCTGGGCCGCGTCGTAATCGGCCACGTCGCAGGCATAGGCCTTGAAGTCATAGCCCTGCTGTTTCATGGCGCCGAGCCAGGAGTCGACCTTGGTATTGCCCGGCGAAAAAGTGGTGACGACCTGATATCCCAATGCAGCCAGTTTGATGCATACCGCTTCGCCCAGGCCGCCCATGCCGCCGGTTACTAATGCTACTCGAGCCATTGTCTTCTCCAGTTTTATTGTGTCACTTCACTTCGCTTGAAACCGACGGCGCTATCAGGAGGGCCGTCGCTACCGTCATCAGGCCGTCGTCAGTCGCGCTCGACCGCCAGCGCCACGCCCATGCCGCCGCCGATGCACAGGCTCGCCAGGCCGCGCTTGGCGTCGCGGCGGATCATTTCGTGCAGCAGGGTCACCAGCACGCGGGCGCCGGAAGCGCCGATCGGGTGGCCCAGGGCGATCGCGCCGCCGTTGACGTTGATCTTGGACGTGTCCCAGCCCATCTGCTTGTTGACGGCGATCGCCTGGGCGGCGAAGGCTTCGTTGATTTCCATCAGGTCGACGTCTTCGTGGGTCCAGCCGGCCTTCTTGAGGCACAGCTGCGAGGCCGACACCGGCCCCATGCCCATGATCGACGGGTCGAGGCCGGACGAGGAATAGGCCTTGATGCGCGCCAGCGGAGTCAAGCCCAGTTCTTTCGCTTTCGAGGCGCTCATCATGATCACGGCGGCGGCGCCGTCGTTGATGCCCGACGCATTGCCGGCGGTGACCGAACCTTCCTTATTGAACGCCGGACGCAGGCTGGCCAGCGCCTCGAGGGTGCTGCCGTGCTTTGGATATTCATCGGTGTCGAAGACGGTCGTGCCCTTCTTGGTCACGATCTCGACCGGGATGATCTCGTCCTTGAACTTGCCTTCTTTTTGAGCAGTTTCGGCCTTCAGCTGCGATTGCAGCGCGAATTCGTCCTGCTCGGCGCGCGAGATCTCGTATTTCTTGGCGACGTTCTCGGCGGTGACGCCCATGTGGTACTGGTTGTAGACGTCCCACAGGCCGTCGACGATCATGGTGTCGGTGAGCTTGGCGTCGCCCATGCGGAAGCCGTCGCGCGAGCCGGCCAGCACGTGCGGCGAGGCGCTCATGTTCTCTTGCCCGCCGGCGATGACGATCTGGGCGTCGCCGCAGCGGATCGCCTGGGTCGCCAGGTGAGTGGCCTTGAGGCCGCTGCCGCAGACCTTGTTGATGGTGTAGCCGGGCACCATGTCGGGCAGGCCGGCCTTGATGACGGCCTGGCGCGCCGGGTTCTGGCCCACGCCGGCGGTGAGCACCTGGCCCATGATGACTTCGCTGACGGTTTCGGGGGCGATGCCGGTCTTGGCCAGCAGGTGCTTGATCACTTGCGCGCCCAGTTCGGCGGCTGGAATCTTGGCGAGGGTACCGCCGAATTTGCCGACGGCCGTACGACCGGCGGCGACGATGACTACGTCTTCCATGTTCAATCTCCGTTCAGCCGGCCGCGGCCGGCAACATACAGAATTCCCTCGGACTCGGCGCGCCATTCTGCGATGGCGGGCTCTGTGCATGGGATCGATAAAAACCTCAAGTGTCGGAATGAGGAGCCCATGCTGCTGTTAAAGCATCAGCAATCTTAGCAGTTTATTCATCAAAAACAACATACCAATCGTGCGGGTTTGATCTGGCGCATGACTTAATTTTTGGTTGCTGACAAACGTTCAATTTCTGTTAGGAATGATGCGTGCGCTTCTGTCCTTTTCTATAATTTTCACAGTAGAATGCACAAGCGCAACGCCAACCACACCGTTTTATGCCTAAAACCACGCTTCCCATCGAAATCAAGATTTCCACGGTCGTTGCCATTTCCACGATCCTGCACTCGGCCGACCCGGAAGCCATCGACTCCGCCCTGGAACAGATGACCGGAGGCGTATCGGACTTCTTCGAGGACGAGTTCGCGGTGATCGACGTGGCCGCGATCGCGCTTGAGGCGCCGCGGCTCGACTGGGCGGCGCTGGTGTCCCTGCTCAAGAAATACCGCCTGAACGCGGTCGCCGTGCGCGGCGCCAGTCCGGCGATGGTGGAAGCGATCCGGGCCCAGGGCCTGGCGCTGGACGACGGCTCGAGCGGCGTGCGCGCCAGCGGCCATGCGGCTGCGCCTCCCGCCCCTGCCGCGCCCGAACTGGCTGCCGCAGCGGCTCCCCCGGCGGCCGCTGCGCCAGCCCCGGAACCGGCCGCCGCCCAGGCGCCGGCCGCCCTGCCGCTGGTCATCGACACGCCGGTCCGCGCGGGCCAGCGCATCTATGCCCGCGGCACCGACCTGATCGTCACCGCCGTGGTCAACAATGGCGCCGAATTGATCGCCGATGGCAGCATCCACGTGTATGCGCCGCTCAATGGCCGCGCACTCGCGGGAGCGTCCGGCAATCCGGACGCGCGCATCTTCGCGCTGTCGATGCAGCC
It includes:
- a CDS encoding NADPH-dependent 2,4-dienoyl-CoA reductase, giving the protein MTTATYSRLLEPLDLGFTTLKNRAIMGSMHTGLEDRFYNYGKLAAFYRERARGGVGLIVTGGISPNRQGWLLPFGGTLNSLFDVPNHRRVTRAVHEEGGKILMQILHAGRYGYQPFVVSASSIKSPISRFKPKALTEAGIEATIRAYVRCARLARTAGYDGVEIMGSEGYLLNQFLCARANRRTDRWGGPIENRMRLAVEAVRRIRAAVGPDFILMYRHSVLDLVEGGNTWDEIVLSAKALEGAGATILNTGYGWHEARIPTIVTSVPRAAFAGVAGRLRKEVGIPVVASNRINMPDEAENILARGDADLVSMARPFLADADFVAKAAAGRSDEINTCIACNQACLDHTFSNRRATCLVNPRACHETELVFRKAATARRIAVVGAGPAGLSAATVAAERGHQVTLFDAEDRIGGQFNIAMRIPGKEEFAETIRYFGRRLALLGVEIRLNCRITRDELLAQGFDDVIVATGIRMRKPAIPGIDHPMVASYIDVLKGGRPIGARVAIIGAGGIGFDTGEFLVHDPQVPLPVPVAHWMKEWGVDPLASTPGGLAPPVPPHPPRQVWLLQRKTTRPGAGLGKTSGWVHRATLARSGVTMLAGVGYERIDDAGLHITVGGEARLLEVDNVVICAGQESLADLMPADGATGGPRFHKIGGAALAAELDAKRAIREGAELAARL
- a CDS encoding DUF2721 domain-containing protein; its protein translation is MNIQISDIGHVIQLAIAPVFLLTGVATKLTVLTNRLARIIDRTRVLEDRLKVSPNAEFSSELELLYQRSHLINFAIASSTACGLLVCVVIAMLFAGDTTGIPLDQYIAACFVFAMIALISSFVYFLREIFIASKFMRMQHQAIMMLQSPPPPPPSPTTQP
- the pip gene encoding prolyl aminopeptidase — encoded protein: MPVTPPSLFPPIQPIRHGMLAVDEMHTIYWEEVGNPDGIPVLFLHGGPGAGLSPQHRRFFDPRAYRVILFDQRGAGKSTPLGEWRNNTTQLLIEDIERLRALFGIQQWLVFGGSWGSTLALAYGQAHPERCLGFVLRGIFLCTRAEVDWFINEVRWFYPELYEEFVAPIPPDERHDLLGAYARRLLCHDPDVYWPAARAWSRFEGRRVFLLPQPEEVANDTLDLGVGRLESHYMLNGAFLDEDQLMRDLARIAHLPAVIVQGRYDVICPPLSAWRLHTAWPGSKLEMIADAGHGALEAGIARALVAATEQFKRLGRFE
- a CDS encoding amino acid deaminase — encoded protein: MHTLPHGGLALSSLDEQLLLPGAKGLPLREPLRQGAIGVQGWNVLRGDTSYPVAVLRESSLRHNLAWMRAFCERHGVTLAPHGKTTMSPQLFGAQLANGAWGITLATAIQVQVAHRFGVRRVLLANQLVARSDIEAVLALLHGDPDFECIVLADSHAGVARLAQAVAAHRLARPLPVLVELGLAGKRAGCRTPQEAMEVARAVAAADGLALAGFEGYEGLLVSDDRAADLRQVDDFLSRLVALVRGADGEGLFAMPEILVSAGGSSYFDLVARGFRDVAGLSRPVRAILRSGCYLTSDHGMYRRHIEELNAREGGQQEGLRPALEVWSTVQSRPEPTLAILTMGKRDASYDADLPIPLYTACPDGAADGNTAPAALPPGCTIVKMNDQHAYLRLPEGDPLCDSLAVGDLVGCGISHPCTTFDKWPLLLAVDDAYTVRYALNTFF
- the phbB gene encoding acetoacetyl-CoA reductase yields the protein MARVALVTGGMGGLGEAVCIKLAALGYQVVTTFSPGNTKVDSWLGAMKQQGYDFKAYACDVADYDAAQECVRQVIADVGPIDVLVNNAGITRDMTFKKMDKVNWDAVIKTNLDSVFNMTKPVCDGMVERGWGRIINISSVNGQKGAFGQTNYSAAKAGMHGFTKALALEVARKGVTVNTISPGYIGTKMVMDIPSEVLETKIIPQIPMGRLGKPEEVAGLVAYLSSDEAAFVTGANIAINGGQHMS
- a CDS encoding acetyl-CoA C-acetyltransferase — protein: MEDVVIVAAGRTAVGKFGGTLAKIPAAELGAQVIKHLLAKTGIAPETVSEVIMGQVLTAGVGQNPARQAVIKAGLPDMVPGYTINKVCGSGLKATHLATQAIRCGDAQIVIAGGQENMSASPHVLAGSRDGFRMGDAKLTDTMIVDGLWDVYNQYHMGVTAENVAKKYEISRAEQDEFALQSQLKAETAQKEGKFKDEIIPVEIVTKKGTTVFDTDEYPKHGSTLEALASLRPAFNKEGSVTAGNASGINDGAAAVIMMSASKAKELGLTPLARIKAYSSSGLDPSIMGMGPVSASQLCLKKAGWTHEDVDLMEINEAFAAQAIAVNKQMGWDTSKINVNGGAIALGHPIGASGARVLVTLLHEMIRRDAKRGLASLCIGGGMGVALAVERD
- the minC gene encoding septum site-determining protein MinC, whose product is MPKTTLPIEIKISTVVAISTILHSADPEAIDSALEQMTGGVSDFFEDEFAVIDVAAIALEAPRLDWAALVSLLKKYRLNAVAVRGASPAMVEAIRAQGLALDDGSSGVRASGHAAAPPAPAAPELAAAAAPPAAAAPAPEPAAAQAPAALPLVIDTPVRAGQRIYARGTDLIVTAVVNNGAELIADGSIHVYAPLNGRALAGASGNPDARIFALSMQPELVSIAGVYRTFDEGFPSDLSRQPTQIRLVGDRIDIQSLAPAPRA